Part of the Acidimicrobiia bacterium genome is shown below.
GTTCTTCTCCGCCGAATAAGGTGAGTATTTGCCGGGCGACTACCCTCTGGTCGACCCAATTCTGAAGGAAGCCATGATCGATTCTCGCAACATCGAACACGTCGACCCGGCCATGGCCGATCTCATCCGGCGGGACCTCGACCGGCAGAACACCAGCATTCATCTGATCGCTTCTGAGAACTTCGCTTCGACTGCAGTGATGCAGGCGACCGGGTCGGTGTTCACCAACAAGTACGCAGAGGGCTATCCCGGACGGCGGTACTACGAGGGTTGCCAGATCGTCGACGAGATGGAGCGCCTGGCCCAGACGCGGGTGCTCGAACTGCTCGGCGGTGTGCACGCCAACGTCCAGCCTCATTCGGGTGCGCAGGCCAACATGGCCGTCTACTTCAGCCTGCTCGACCTCGGCGACACCGTGCTGGGAATGCGCCTCGACCAGGGCGGACACCTCACCCACGGCTCGCCCGTCAACTTCTCCGGCCGCTACTACAACTTCGTTGCCTACGGAGTCGACCCCGTCACCGAGCGCATCGACATGGACGAGGTCCGCAAACTCGCCCACGAGCACCGGCCGAAGATCCTGCTGGCCGGATACTCGGCCTATCCCCGCCACCTCGAGTACGAGCGGTTCCGTGAGATCGCCGACGAAATCGGAGCGGTTTTCATGGTCGACGCCGCCCACTACATCGGGTTGGTAGCCGGCAAGGCGTTCCCGAATCCGATCGAGCACGCCGACGTCGTCACCTTCACCACCCACAAGGCACTGCGCGGTGCTCGCGGTGGAGCAATCATCACCAACAACGAGGAGATGGGCCTGGAGATCCAGAAGGGGCTGTTCCCCAACGCCCAGGGGGGATCGCTGTATAACCAGATCGCCGGCAAGGCCGTGTGTTTCCACGAAGCCGCCCAGCCGGCGTTCCAGGAGTATGCCCACCAGGTGATAGCCAACGCGGCGGCCCTGGCGGCCCGGTTCATGGAGAACGGCCTCCGTCTCGTCTCGGACGGCACCGACAACCACATGATGCTGATCGATCTCCGCTCCGTCGACGAGGAACTGACCGGCAAGGACGCCGCCAAGATGCTCGACCGCATCGGCCTCACCCTCAACTTCAACACGATTCCCTTCGACCCCCGGCCGCCGTTCCGGGCCTCGGGAGTGCGAATCGGAACACCGTCGGTGACCACGCAGGGTATGAAGGAAGTCGAGATGGTCCAGGTGGCCGACCTCATCACCGAAGCCTTGCGCAACCACGGAGAAGAGCGGGTTCTGGCCGCCACCGAGTCGCAAATCCGCCAGTTGGCGAAGCAGTTCCCTCCGTATCCGGAGGGGTTCGTCGGGCATGTGTGAGGCGCGAGTCGCGGGTCGCGGGTCGCGGGTCGCGGGTCGCCCCCTCTGCCTCGCAGACTCGGCATCTCCCCCACGTGCCGTGGGGGAGAAACGCGGTGGGGTGTGCCGGTGGGGGAGAACCCTGGGTGCGCGGCGGGGAGGAACGCGGTGGTGGGCCGTGGGGGAGGAAGTGTGCGATGCGCGGCGGGGAGCAAACAGATTGCGTTCTCCCCTCGCCGGAGGTGGGGGAGGGGGGCTTCTGGACCAGCGACTCGCGACCAGCAACTCGCGACCCTCAAGGAATACCTCGCTCATTGCAGGGGTTGGTTCGATTGTGAAGGGATTCACAAGTTCGTCAAGGGAACGACTGTGATAGAGCAGACCGCGGTTGATGCTTCCCATCGTGCGATGTACGAAGGCGGCCCCCCTACCTCCGCCTTTGCTTTGCTTCGGCGCAGGGACCTTCCCCCCTGCGGGGGGACCGAGGTCCGGGTGGCTCTCTCTCGGNNNNNNNNNNNNNNNNNNNNNNNNNNNNNNNNNNNNNNNNNNNNNNNNNNNNNNNNNNNNNNNNNNNNNNNNNNNN
Proteins encoded:
- a CDS encoding serine hydroxymethyltransferase, producing the protein MIDSRNIEHVDPAMADLIRRDLDRQNTSIHLIASENFASTAVMQATGSVFTNKYAEGYPGRRYYEGCQIVDEMERLAQTRVLELLGGVHANVQPHSGAQANMAVYFSLLDLGDTVLGMRLDQGGHLTHGSPVNFSGRYYNFVAYGVDPVTERIDMDEVRKLAHEHRPKILLAGYSAYPRHLEYERFREIADEIGAVFMVDAAHYIGLVAGKAFPNPIEHADVVTFTTHKALRGARGGAIITNNEEMGLEIQKGLFPNAQGGSLYNQIAGKAVCFHEAAQPAFQEYAHQVIANAAALAARFMENGLRLVSDGTDNHMMLIDLRSVDEELTGKDAAKMLDRIGLTLNFNTIPFDPRPPFRASGVRIGTPSVTTQGMKEVEMVQVADLITEALRNHGEERVLAATESQIRQLAKQFPPYPEGFVGHV